In Saccharomonospora marina XMU15, one genomic interval encodes:
- a CDS encoding DUF952 domain-containing protein produces MILHICSEADWAGVADNEHYRTRSLHEVGFIHCSDLGTVHLPATRLYRGRTDLLVLRVDPQLLDVPLRWEPGVPPEPQNPWFPHVYGPIPKAAVSSVHPFPPLPDGSFRPPPELTGLN; encoded by the coding sequence ATGATCCTGCACATCTGCTCGGAGGCGGACTGGGCGGGCGTCGCGGACAACGAGCACTACCGCACACGGTCGCTGCACGAGGTCGGGTTCATCCACTGTTCCGACCTCGGCACCGTCCACCTACCCGCCACCCGGCTGTACCGAGGCCGCACCGACCTGCTTGTGTTGCGGGTCGATCCGCAACTGCTGGACGTGCCGCTGCGTTGGGAGCCGGGAGTGCCGCCCGAGCCGCAGAACCCATGGTTTCCGCATGTGTACGGCCCGATCCCGAAGGCGGCGGTGTCGTCGGTGCACCCGTTCCCACCGTTGCCGGACGGATCGTTCCGGCCACCGCCCGAACTCACCGGACTGAACTGA
- a CDS encoding SigE family RNA polymerase sigma factor, whose amino-acid sequence MTAFVPVVARGDGWAGTVGRERGSVVPGDLADFEEFVQATLPGLLRYGHALTGNPHDAADLVQTVLEKIGSRWGQVLRKTGDPLAYVRRSMTNAHISRWRRHRRENLVAELPEPNPHMPADPFEHEPLWQALRELPPRQRAVIVLRYYEGLSEAEIADALGVSPGTVKSQASKAIASLRGRLRDDRAPEGR is encoded by the coding sequence GTGACCGCATTCGTGCCCGTCGTCGCAAGGGGAGACGGCTGGGCGGGCACAGTCGGTCGGGAGAGGGGATCGGTCGTGCCTGGCGACCTCGCGGACTTCGAGGAGTTCGTGCAGGCGACGCTGCCCGGACTACTCCGGTACGGGCACGCGCTGACAGGCAACCCACATGACGCGGCGGACCTCGTGCAAACGGTGCTGGAGAAGATCGGCTCACGCTGGGGTCAGGTGTTGCGCAAGACCGGCGACCCGCTTGCCTACGTGCGCCGCTCCATGACCAACGCCCACATCAGCAGGTGGCGGCGGCACCGCAGGGAGAACCTGGTCGCGGAACTTCCGGAGCCGAATCCGCACATGCCCGCGGACCCGTTCGAGCACGAGCCGCTGTGGCAAGCGCTGCGGGAGCTACCGCCGAGGCAACGTGCGGTGATCGTGCTGCGCTACTACGAGGGGTTGTCAGAAGCCGAGATCGCCGACGCCCTCGGGGTGAGCCCTGGCACCGTGAAGAGTCAGGCGAGCAAGGCGATCGCGTCGCTGCGCGGCAGGCTGCGAGACGACAGAGCTCCCGAGGGGAGATGA
- a CDS encoding ferritin: protein MATLKKHPRSKFYELLQAQIQNEFNASQQYVALAVWFDNEDLPQLARYFYKQAIEERNHALALVRYMMDTDHHVEIPGTGDVRNDFSDARQLVELALEQEKGVASDIQTLAKAAREEDDYAGEQFIQWFLKEQVEEIAKMSTLLNVVDRAKGNLSEVEQFLYRESATDEGTDPTMPPVAGGKL from the coding sequence ATGGCCACCTTGAAGAAGCATCCGCGTTCGAAGTTCTACGAATTGCTGCAGGCTCAGATCCAAAACGAGTTCAACGCCTCGCAACAGTACGTCGCGCTGGCTGTGTGGTTCGACAACGAGGACCTGCCGCAGCTTGCGAGGTACTTCTACAAGCAGGCGATCGAGGAGCGCAACCACGCACTCGCACTGGTGCGGTACATGATGGACACCGACCACCACGTCGAGATTCCGGGTACCGGTGACGTTCGCAACGACTTCTCCGACGCGCGCCAACTGGTCGAGCTCGCGCTGGAACAGGAGAAGGGGGTCGCTTCGGACATCCAGACGCTGGCCAAGGCGGCACGCGAAGAGGACGACTACGCCGGTGAGCAGTTCATCCAGTGGTTCCTCAAGGAGCAGGTCGAGGAGATCGCGAAGATGTCGACGCTGCTCAACGTCGTCGACCGCGCGAAAGGCAACCTTTCGGAGGTGGAGCAGTTCCTGTACCGGGAGTCGGCCACCGACGAAGGGACCGACCCCACGATGCCACCTGTGGCCGGCGGCAAGCTCTGA
- a CDS encoding arginine deiminase: MDSEVGPLRSVLLHRPGAELKRLTPRNNDQLLFDSIPWVDRAQQEHDAFAEVLRGRGVEVLLLTDLLQAALEDPRAHVAGVHAAVDNRRLGDDLADSLRSYLSGVEPAVLGEVLMSGMTFEELPASEGTSLVRKMHHPHDFAVDPLPNLLFTRDSSVWIADRVAIASLAMPARRRETALLDIVYAYHPRFRGTVRAYGAHSAPVEGGDVLLLAPGVLAVGVGERTSAAGAESLARSAFADGIAHTVLAVPIAQNRATMHLDTVCTMIGPDAVVMYPLARDSLVAYSLRPDADGGLRVDGPAPFLDAAAQAMDIDRLHVIDTGLDPVTAEREQWDDGNNTLAVAPGVVVGYERNVETNARLEEAGIEVLRIAGSELGSGRGGPRCMSCPVARDSV, encoded by the coding sequence GTGGACAGTGAGGTTGGTCCGCTGCGGTCGGTCCTGCTGCATCGGCCCGGCGCCGAACTCAAGCGGCTGACCCCGCGTAACAACGACCAGTTGCTGTTCGACTCGATCCCGTGGGTGGACCGCGCACAGCAGGAACACGACGCCTTCGCTGAAGTGTTGCGGGGACGCGGGGTTGAGGTACTACTGCTGACCGACCTGCTGCAGGCGGCGCTCGAGGACCCGAGGGCACATGTGGCAGGTGTGCACGCGGCGGTGGACAACCGGCGACTCGGCGACGATCTCGCGGACTCGCTGCGGTCGTACCTGTCGGGAGTGGAACCAGCGGTGCTGGGTGAAGTGCTGATGTCGGGCATGACCTTCGAGGAACTGCCTGCGTCGGAGGGCACCTCCCTGGTGCGCAAGATGCACCACCCTCACGACTTCGCGGTGGACCCACTGCCGAACCTGCTGTTCACGAGGGACTCATCGGTGTGGATCGCCGACAGGGTCGCTATCGCCTCACTCGCGATGCCCGCTCGGCGCAGGGAGACGGCGCTGCTCGACATCGTGTACGCCTACCACCCCCGCTTCCGCGGAACGGTGCGGGCGTACGGCGCGCACTCGGCGCCCGTCGAGGGTGGCGACGTGCTGCTGCTGGCACCCGGTGTGCTGGCCGTCGGGGTTGGCGAGCGCACCAGCGCGGCAGGTGCCGAATCACTGGCGAGGTCGGCGTTCGCGGACGGTATCGCACATACCGTGCTGGCAGTCCCGATCGCGCAGAACCGCGCGACGATGCATCTGGACACCGTATGCACGATGATCGGCCCGGATGCGGTGGTGATGTACCCGTTGGCCAGGGACTCGCTGGTGGCCTACTCACTGCGCCCTGATGCGGACGGCGGCCTGCGCGTCGATGGGCCCGCACCCTTCCTCGACGCGGCGGCCCAGGCGATGGACATCGACCGGCTGCACGTGATCGATACCGGGCTGGACCCGGTAACAGCCGAGCGCGAGCAGTGGGACGACGGCAACAACACGCTCGCGGTCGCTCCTGGGGTCGTGGTCGGCTACGAGCGCAACGTCGAGACCAACGCGCGCTTGGAGGAGGCGGGAATCGAGGTGCTACGCATCGCGGGTTCGGAACTGGGGTCGGGCAGAGGTGGCCCGAGGTGTATGTCGTGTCCCGTTGCCCGAGATTCCGTCTGA
- a CDS encoding CPBP family intramembrane glutamic endopeptidase → MSNGLRDWLRPAAPPRPSVVTDPVQRRGIVVELVIVFAITLGLSGLRSLLTLLDALLRTEPLRRQRVAINAPQATLDLIDLGKQLLSVVQLLGWGALGLYLLWRGGMRLAEVGLDRHRPRRDLATGAALAALIGIPGLALYFVGWQLGFNLAVQPSTLTDSWWRPITLTLAAFGNAFAEEVLVVGYLLTRLRQLGLRENSSLLLAAVLRGSYHLYQGIGGFVGNLLMGLVFGRVWQRTNRLWPLVVAHTLLDVVAFVGYAVLRDHVTWLP, encoded by the coding sequence GTGTCGAACGGCCTACGTGACTGGTTGCGGCCGGCGGCGCCGCCGCGCCCCTCGGTCGTCACCGACCCTGTTCAGCGGCGCGGGATCGTCGTCGAACTCGTCATCGTATTCGCCATCACGCTGGGTCTTTCCGGCCTGCGTAGCCTGCTTACGCTGCTGGACGCGCTGCTGCGCACGGAACCGCTGCGTCGGCAGCGGGTGGCCATCAACGCCCCGCAGGCCACGCTCGACCTGATAGACCTCGGCAAGCAGCTACTGAGCGTCGTACAACTTCTCGGCTGGGGTGCGCTGGGGTTGTACCTGCTGTGGCGAGGCGGGATGCGGCTGGCCGAGGTCGGGTTGGATCGCCACAGGCCGCGCAGGGACCTCGCGACGGGGGCGGCGTTGGCTGCGCTCATCGGTATTCCGGGCCTCGCCCTGTACTTCGTCGGCTGGCAACTGGGTTTCAACCTGGCGGTTCAGCCTTCCACGCTCACCGACAGTTGGTGGCGGCCGATCACATTGACGCTCGCGGCCTTCGGCAACGCCTTCGCCGAGGAAGTGCTGGTCGTCGGCTACCTGCTCACCCGGCTGCGCCAGCTGGGACTGCGGGAGAACTCCTCACTGCTGCTCGCCGCTGTTCTGCGCGGCTCCTACCACCTTTACCAGGGCATCGGTGGGTTCGTCGGAAACCTGCTGATGGGATTGGTGTTCGGGAGGGTGTGGCAGCGCACCAATCGGCTGTGGCCGCTCGTTGTAGCTCACACCCTGTTGGATGTGGTGGCCTTCGTGGGCTACGCGGTGCTGCGGGACCATGTGACCTGGCTGCCGTGA
- a CDS encoding BCCT family transporter, whose protein sequence is MTETSGTGAVAPPGSRPPWHRTIAPRVFWPAAVIIVGFVLFTVAFPTLVGDTISAVQEAVIGTFSWYYMLIVSGFVLFAIWVGLSHYGDIKLGPDEEEPEFGLRSWFSMLFAAGMGIGLVFWGVAEPLNHFAGIPNRATGITQDEQGAQDSIVQTFLHWGLHPWAVYVVVGLALAYAIHRKKRPVSIRYALESLLGRRIRGWIGDLIDIAAIVGTLFGVATSLGLGVIQVAAGLDFLNVVSDPGNLTYVVLIGAITSLAVVSVITGLKRGIRWLSNFNISLAGVLLLFVLILGPTLFIFRDLVQSIGDYFQNLLRMSFNTTAYEGESGTEWQGWWTTFYWGWWISWAPFVGVFIARISRGRTVREFVAGVLLVPTAITFLWFTVFGGTALYRQLFGEGGLIGTDETGANTVDTEGALFGLLEGLPGGTIMAVGAVILIVLFFVTSSDSGSLVVDMLASGGDPNPPTWSRVFWGVMEGAVAIALLLAGGLSALQLAAILIALPFSVVMLGMCVSIWRDFRAERRTMLRVQRRLQRQEITEHVTHSLIDEGLVEPNGSAGRAKDQVPEQS, encoded by the coding sequence GTGACGGAAACGTCAGGTACTGGGGCCGTGGCGCCGCCTGGTTCACGACCTCCGTGGCACAGGACGATCGCACCGAGGGTCTTCTGGCCCGCCGCGGTCATCATCGTGGGATTCGTGCTGTTCACGGTGGCCTTCCCGACACTGGTGGGCGACACCATCAGCGCCGTGCAGGAAGCCGTGATCGGCACCTTCAGCTGGTACTACATGTTGATCGTGTCCGGCTTCGTGCTGTTCGCGATCTGGGTCGGGCTCAGTCACTACGGCGACATCAAGCTCGGGCCCGACGAGGAGGAGCCCGAGTTCGGGCTGCGGTCATGGTTCTCGATGTTGTTCGCAGCGGGCATGGGCATCGGGTTGGTGTTCTGGGGTGTGGCCGAACCGCTCAACCACTTCGCGGGCATCCCGAACCGGGCCACCGGCATCACGCAGGACGAGCAGGGCGCGCAGGACTCGATCGTGCAGACCTTCCTGCACTGGGGCCTGCACCCCTGGGCGGTCTACGTGGTCGTCGGCCTCGCGCTCGCGTACGCCATCCATCGCAAGAAGCGTCCCGTCTCGATCCGGTACGCGCTCGAGTCGTTGTTGGGCAGGCGGATCAGGGGATGGATCGGTGATCTCATCGACATCGCCGCGATCGTCGGCACGCTCTTCGGTGTGGCCACCTCGCTGGGGCTCGGCGTGATCCAGGTGGCTGCGGGGCTGGACTTCCTCAACGTGGTCAGCGATCCGGGAAACCTCACCTATGTGGTGCTGATCGGTGCGATCACGTCGCTGGCCGTGGTGAGTGTGATCACCGGCCTCAAGCGGGGCATTCGCTGGCTGTCCAACTTCAACATCAGCCTTGCCGGTGTGCTGCTGTTGTTCGTGCTCATCCTCGGGCCGACGCTGTTCATCTTCCGCGACCTCGTGCAGTCCATCGGCGACTACTTCCAGAACCTGTTGCGGATGAGCTTCAACACCACCGCCTACGAAGGTGAGTCCGGCACCGAATGGCAGGGTTGGTGGACCACGTTCTACTGGGGTTGGTGGATCTCGTGGGCGCCCTTCGTCGGCGTGTTCATCGCGCGCATCTCCCGAGGTAGGACCGTGCGCGAGTTCGTCGCAGGCGTGCTGCTGGTACCGACCGCCATCACGTTCCTGTGGTTCACCGTTTTCGGCGGGACCGCGCTGTACCGGCAGTTGTTCGGTGAGGGCGGGTTGATCGGCACCGACGAGACCGGAGCCAACACCGTCGACACGGAGGGGGCGCTGTTCGGCCTGCTCGAAGGCCTACCCGGCGGCACGATCATGGCCGTGGGCGCTGTGATTCTGATCGTGCTGTTCTTCGTGACGTCCTCGGACTCCGGTTCGCTGGTGGTGGACATGCTCGCGTCGGGTGGTGACCCGAACCCGCCGACGTGGAGCCGGGTGTTCTGGGGCGTCATGGAAGGCGCCGTCGCCATCGCGTTGCTGCTGGCCGGTGGGCTCAGTGCGCTGCAGTTGGCCGCCATCCTGATCGCCCTGCCGTTCAGTGTGGTGATGCTGGGCATGTGCGTGTCGATCTGGCGAGATTTCCGTGCCGAGCGCAGAACCATGCTGCGCGTGCAGCGGCGGTTGCAGCGCCAGGAGATCACCGAGCACGTGACCCACAGCCTGATCGACGAGGGACTCGTCGAGCCCAACGGCAGTGCGGGCAGAGCGAAGGATCAGGTACCTGAGCAGTCCTGA
- a CDS encoding IclR family transcriptional regulator has product MSRESSLTLDRGLALLQAVADTGGEAATISQLAATIGTSRAAVYRLLVPLAERGLVWRDGSKVRLGAGVLRLAGQMLPQLRDAARPVLRGLAESVGVTAHLSVAEGDQLHVIAVAEPSWTSFHVAYRIGSRHPISRGAAGKALALRAKGREWAVATGEPQPGTFGVAAPVRGVTGLRASVGVVALEAMDNARVGPQVARAAAELAEVLRG; this is encoded by the coding sequence GTGAGCAGGGAGAGCTCGCTGACCTTGGATCGCGGGCTCGCACTGTTACAGGCCGTGGCGGACACCGGTGGTGAGGCTGCCACGATCTCCCAACTCGCCGCGACGATCGGTACCAGCAGGGCCGCTGTGTACCGGCTGCTCGTGCCGCTGGCCGAACGTGGACTGGTGTGGCGCGACGGCAGCAAGGTGCGGCTCGGTGCCGGAGTGCTGCGGTTGGCGGGACAGATGTTGCCGCAGCTACGTGACGCCGCGCGGCCCGTGCTGCGCGGGCTGGCCGAGTCGGTCGGCGTCACCGCGCACCTGTCCGTGGCCGAAGGTGACCAGCTCCATGTGATCGCCGTCGCTGAGCCGTCCTGGACCTCGTTTCACGTGGCTTACCGGATCGGCAGCAGGCATCCGATCTCGCGAGGCGCGGCGGGTAAGGCTCTCGCCCTGCGGGCCAAGGGCAGGGAATGGGCCGTGGCGACAGGAGAGCCGCAGCCAGGTACGTTCGGCGTGGCGGCGCCGGTCCGCGGGGTCACGGGGTTGCGCGCCAGTGTCGGGGTGGTGGCGCTCGAGGCGATGGACAACGCGCGTGTGGGGCCACAGGTCGCGCGCGCGGCGGCGGAACTCGCCGAGGTACTGCGAGGCTGA
- a CDS encoding TMEM165/GDT1 family protein, which yields MSSALLAFVAAFALVVAVELPDKTFVATLVLSTRFRSKAVLTGVIAAFAVQAVIAVAFGSVLTLLPDRLVSTVVGVLFGAGSAMLLRQGFRTADDGAHDAARMAAAPASFGRGALSSFGVLFAAEWGDASQLATAGLVARYAQPLAVGLGSFFALVGVAALAVLLGHKIRNRIHPRMLQRVAGFVFAGLSAFAFGSALLG from the coding sequence ATGTCGTCGGCCCTACTTGCTTTCGTAGCCGCGTTCGCGCTGGTCGTCGCCGTGGAACTGCCCGACAAGACGTTCGTGGCGACGCTCGTGCTCAGCACCCGCTTCCGCTCGAAAGCGGTGCTGACCGGGGTGATCGCGGCTTTCGCCGTGCAAGCCGTCATCGCCGTGGCGTTCGGCAGCGTGTTGACGTTGTTACCCGATCGGCTCGTTTCCACGGTCGTCGGCGTGCTCTTCGGCGCGGGCTCGGCGATGTTGTTGCGGCAGGGTTTTCGAACGGCCGACGACGGCGCGCACGACGCCGCACGCATGGCCGCGGCGCCGGCTTCGTTCGGACGGGGCGCGTTGTCCTCCTTCGGGGTGCTCTTCGCAGCCGAATGGGGTGACGCGTCGCAGCTTGCCACCGCAGGCCTCGTGGCTCGCTACGCTCAACCGTTGGCAGTCGGACTGGGTTCCTTCTTCGCCCTGGTCGGCGTGGCCGCACTGGCTGTGCTGCTCGGCCACAAGATCCGCAACCGGATCCACCCACGCATGCTGCAGCGGGTGGCTGGATTCGTCTTCGCCGGTCTGTCCGCTTTCGCGTTCGGCAGCGCGCTGTTGGGTTGA
- a CDS encoding cytochrome ubiquinol oxidase subunit I yields MEVLELARWQFGITTVYHFLMVPLTIGLSVLVAGMQTAWVRTGDARYLKMTKFWGKLLLVNFAMGVVTGIVQEFQFGMNWSEYSRFVGDVFGAPLAMEGLVAFFVESTFLGLWIFGWGRLPKRVHLATVWAFSLATLASAYFILAANSWMQHPVGAEFVEGKPTMNSIWAVLTNNTALAAIPHTIAGAFAVAAAFLVGIAAWQLWRKRPSGDEHAAAWRSSLKLGAWVGAASFVALLVTGDQQGKLMFEQQPMKMAAAEALCETEQPASFSILAIGDVADADCDSVKTFTVPALLSFLAHNDFTTEVKGVRDLVGEYQARYGSNYPNDPMLGELAGKPIDYVPNLPVTYWGFRIMIGFGALSAAIGVAALWLTRQGRIPRSPWFPRMALLGIALPFIANSAGWIFTEMGRQPFVVVPNPSGVDGVWMFTAQAVSNVSTGEVWTSLISLTTVYAALAVVEVFLLVKYVRGGVDAVMPPKQSPPGEGGPGKPDNPDDSGSDDALAFAY; encoded by the coding sequence GTGGAGGTCCTGGAACTAGCACGCTGGCAGTTCGGCATCACAACCGTCTACCACTTCCTCATGGTCCCGCTGACGATCGGACTTTCCGTCCTGGTCGCGGGCATGCAGACGGCGTGGGTGCGCACCGGCGACGCGCGATACCTGAAGATGACGAAGTTCTGGGGCAAGCTGCTGCTTGTCAACTTCGCAATGGGCGTGGTCACGGGGATAGTGCAGGAGTTCCAGTTCGGGATGAACTGGAGCGAGTATTCCCGCTTCGTCGGGGATGTGTTCGGCGCGCCGCTGGCGATGGAAGGGCTCGTCGCGTTCTTCGTGGAGTCGACGTTCCTCGGGCTGTGGATCTTCGGCTGGGGCAGGCTGCCCAAACGGGTGCACCTGGCCACCGTGTGGGCGTTCTCCCTGGCCACCCTTGCCTCCGCGTACTTCATCCTCGCGGCCAACTCGTGGATGCAGCACCCCGTCGGCGCGGAGTTCGTGGAGGGCAAGCCCACCATGAACTCCATCTGGGCCGTCTTGACGAACAACACCGCGCTCGCGGCCATCCCACACACCATTGCCGGAGCTTTCGCCGTGGCGGCGGCTTTCCTCGTCGGCATCGCTGCCTGGCAGCTGTGGCGGAAGCGGCCTTCCGGCGACGAGCACGCCGCGGCGTGGCGCTCCTCGCTCAAGCTCGGTGCGTGGGTCGGTGCTGCCTCGTTCGTCGCGCTGCTGGTCACCGGCGACCAGCAGGGAAAGCTCATGTTCGAGCAGCAGCCGATGAAGATGGCAGCCGCGGAGGCGCTGTGCGAGACGGAGCAGCCCGCCAGCTTCTCGATCCTGGCCATCGGGGACGTCGCGGACGCCGACTGCGACAGCGTCAAGACCTTCACCGTCCCCGCGCTGCTGTCCTTCCTGGCCCACAACGACTTCACCACGGAGGTGAAGGGCGTGCGGGACCTGGTGGGCGAGTACCAGGCGCGGTACGGCTCCAACTACCCGAACGACCCCATGCTCGGCGAGTTGGCGGGCAAGCCGATCGATTACGTGCCCAACCTGCCGGTGACCTACTGGGGCTTCCGAATCATGATCGGGTTCGGCGCGCTTTCCGCCGCCATCGGCGTGGCGGCCCTGTGGCTGACCCGGCAAGGCAGGATTCCTCGGTCACCCTGGTTCCCTCGCATGGCGTTGCTCGGCATCGCGCTGCCGTTCATCGCCAACAGCGCGGGCTGGATCTTCACCGAGATGGGCCGCCAGCCGTTCGTCGTCGTCCCGAACCCCTCCGGCGTGGACGGCGTGTGGATGTTCACGGCGCAGGCGGTTTCGAACGTGTCGACCGGCGAGGTGTGGACCTCGTTGATCTCGCTGACAACGGTGTACGCGGCGCTTGCCGTTGTGGAGGTGTTCCTGCTGGTCAAGTACGTCCGGGGCGGTGTCGACGCGGTGATGCCACCGAAGCAGTCGCCACCAGGGGAAGGCGGACCTGGCAAACCCGACAACCCGGACGACTCCGGATCCGACGACGCGCTCGCGTTCGCCTACTGA
- the cydB gene encoding cytochrome d ubiquinol oxidase subunit II, translating to MDLATLWFCVIALFWLGYLFLEGFDFGVGMLLPVLGRDDTERRVMINTIGPVWDGNEVWLIVAGGATFAAFPAWYAGLFSAAYLPLLVLLLALIGRGVAFEYRGKVDSARWRRAWDRVIVVGSWIPPLGVGLVLATTVLGLPIDAAGNRVGSPFAAVRWETLLGALAIAGFSLVHGATFLALKTEGELRDRARALALRIAPAALLPLVALGLFVQWREGVTWTLVPLLVVPLAAAVGWWRLAVGREGQAFAAFGVLIAAAATTLFGGLYPEVLPSTLADAYSLTVENASSSPYTLRVMTWVAAFGAPAVLVYQGWTYWVFRNRIGTRHIPKAHVPR from the coding sequence GTGGATCTGGCAACCCTCTGGTTCTGCGTCATCGCACTGTTCTGGCTCGGCTACCTCTTCCTGGAAGGTTTCGACTTCGGCGTCGGCATGCTGCTGCCCGTACTCGGTCGTGACGACACCGAGCGACGCGTCATGATCAACACGATCGGCCCGGTATGGGACGGCAACGAGGTATGGCTCATCGTGGCGGGCGGTGCCACGTTCGCGGCGTTCCCCGCCTGGTACGCCGGGCTGTTCTCCGCCGCCTACCTGCCGCTGCTGGTGCTCCTTCTCGCGCTGATCGGCCGTGGCGTCGCCTTCGAATACCGCGGCAAGGTCGACTCGGCACGATGGCGGCGCGCCTGGGACCGCGTGATCGTCGTGGGCTCGTGGATACCGCCGCTCGGCGTCGGCCTCGTGCTGGCCACCACCGTGCTCGGGCTGCCCATCGACGCCGCCGGAAACCGGGTCGGCTCCCCGTTCGCGGCCGTGCGCTGGGAGACACTGCTCGGCGCGCTGGCCATCGCCGGGTTCTCGCTCGTTCACGGCGCCACGTTTCTGGCGCTGAAGACCGAAGGCGAGCTGCGTGATCGCGCACGGGCACTCGCGCTGCGCATCGCACCCGCGGCGCTGCTCCCGCTGGTGGCACTCGGGCTGTTCGTGCAATGGCGGGAGGGCGTGACCTGGACCCTCGTACCGCTGCTCGTCGTGCCGCTGGCAGCCGCCGTCGGGTGGTGGCGGCTGGCCGTGGGAAGGGAGGGACAGGCCTTCGCCGCGTTCGGCGTGCTCATCGCTGCGGCCGCGACAACTCTGTTCGGCGGCCTCTACCCCGAGGTACTTCCCTCCACGCTGGCGGACGCCTACTCGCTCACGGTCGAAAACGCGTCCTCCAGCCCCTACACCCTGCGCGTCATGACCTGGGTGGCGGCCTTCGGAGCACCCGCCGTGCTCGTATACCAGGGCTGGACCTACTGGGTGTTCCGTAACCGCATCGGCACAAGGCACATCCCGAAGGCGCACGTCCCCCGATGA